A genomic window from Nicotiana sylvestris chromosome 11, ASM39365v2, whole genome shotgun sequence includes:
- the LOC104216437 gene encoding extensin-1-like: MTSLWKLGQWLLLVTALAICFVASTVVADYSYGHASPSPSYTSKKYYKSPSPSKYHVPIPYYKSPIPAKHYYKSPTPAKYYKSPALVKYYKAPVPAKYYKVPAHVKNYKSPAPVKYYKSPTPAKYYKSPTPSKNYYKSPVPSKNYYKSPAPSKYYYKSPSPAKYYKSPSPAKYYKSPTPTTYYKSPTPTNYKSPPPPTYYEKSPSYYKSPPPPPKYYEQSPYYKSPPPPPKYYEQSPSSYKSPPPPYYKESTPSYKSPPPPPKYYEQSPIIYNLPSLPKTYEKSPSYYSSPPPTNYYKQTPTYASPPPPEKYEQSAIYASPPPPSASPPPTYY, encoded by the coding sequence ATGACAAGCTTATGGAAGCTGGGACAATGGCTTTTACTTGTAACTGCTTTGGCAATTTGCTTTGTAGCCAGCACTGTTGTTGCTGATTACTCTTATGGGCATGCTTCTCCCTCACCTTCTTACACCTCTAAGAAGTATTACAAATCTCCATCTCCATCCAAGTATCATGTACCTATTCCTTACTATAAGTCACCTATTCCTGCAAAGCACTACTACAAGTCGCCAACTCCCGCAAAATACTATAAATCTCCAGCTCTCGTAAAATATTACAAGGCGCCAGTTCCCGCAAAATACTACAAGGTGCCAGCTCATGTAAAGAACTACAAATCGCCAGCTCCCGTAAAATACTACAAGTCACCAACTCCCGCAAAATACTACAAATCACCAACTCCTTCAAAGAACTACTACAAGTCACCAGTTCCTTCAAAGAACTACTACAAGTCGCCAGCTCCATCAAAATACTATTACAAGTCGCCATCTCCGGCAAAGTACTACAAATCGCCATCGCCTGCAAAGTACTACAAGTCACCAACCCCAACAACTTATTACAAATCGCCTACGCCCACCAACTACAAGTCTCCACCACCACCAACTTATTATGAGAAATCACCTTCGTATTAcaaatcacctccacctcctccGAAATACTATGAGCAATCACCTTATTACAAGtcacccccacccccaccaaAATACTATGAGCAATCACCATCTTCTTACAAATCTCCACCTCCACCGTACTATAAAGAATCTACACCTTCCTATAAATCTCCTCCACCTCCACCAAAATACTACGAACAATCACCTATAATTTACAACTTGCCGTCTCTACCAAAAACCTATGAAAAATCACCATCTTATTACTCATCTCCGCCACCCACAAACTATTACAAGCAAACTCCCACCTATGCCTCTCCTCCACCACCTGAGAAGTACGAGCAATCCGCTATCTATGCTTCACCTCCACCCCCATCGGCATCTCCTCCTCCAACCTACTACTAA